Proteins encoded in a region of the Phoenix dactylifera cultivar Barhee BC4 chromosome 3, palm_55x_up_171113_PBpolish2nd_filt_p, whole genome shotgun sequence genome:
- the LOC103709039 gene encoding alpha-L-arabinofuranosidase 1-like isoform X2, translating to MEVLCDSNGSIVCPPDGVGIYNPGYWGMNIEQGKTYKVILHVRSSESVNFSVSLTSSDGLQKLASTNRLAAASDMSNWTKMEFLLQSEGTNSNSRLQLTTTKKGVIWFDQVSVMPLDTYKGHGFRKELASMLEDLKPRYMRFPGGCFVEGEWLRNAFRWRATIGSWEERPGHFGDVWMYWTDDGLGYLEYLQLAEDLGAFPIWVINNGISHNDEVDTTDISPFIQEILDSIEFARGSPNSTWGSARAAMGHPEPFQLNYIAIGNEDCGKKFYRGNYLKFYWAIKAAYPDINIISNCDGSSQQLDHPADLYDFHVYTSARSLFSMHRQFDRTSRTGPKVFVSEYAVTGSDAGTGSLLAALAEAAFLIGLERNSDVVHMASYAPLFVNANDRRWNPDAIVFNSWQQYGTPSYWVQHLFQESSGATLHSTTIQANASNSLVASAITWQSSVDNSKYLKIKIVNFGNDIVNLKISVVGVQTAVNSVGSTKTVLTSSNLMDENSFKEPNKVTPMQTSLRNAGTQMDVVISPYSVTSFDLSLAQEEYRSAI from the exons ATGGAGGTACTTTGTGACAGCAACGGATCTATTGTCTGTCCACCTGATGGTGTTGGCATATATAACCCTGGGTATTGGGGCATG AATATAGAACAAGGGAAGACCTACAAAGTGATATTGCATGTCAGATCATCTGAATCAGTGAATTTTTCTGTCTCATTGACAAGCTCAGATGGATTGCAAAAACTGGCTTCTACCAATAGGCT AGCTGCTGCTTCCGATATGTCAAACTGGACAAAGATGGAGTTTCTGTTGCAGTCTGAAGGAACTAATAGTAACTCAAGACTTCAATTGACAACTACCAAAAAGGGTGTTATTTGGTTTGATCAAGTTTCAGTCATGCCCTTGGATACATACAAG GGACATGGGTTCCGGAAGGAACTTGCCTCCAtgcttgaagacttgaaaccTCGGTATATGAGATTTCCTG GAGGTTGTTTTGTTGAAGGTGAATGGCTAAGAAATGCATTCCGATGGAGAGCAACCATTGGATCATGGGAAGAGAGGCCTGGGCACTTTGGTGATGTTTGGATGTATTGGACTGATGATGGGCTTGGATACTTAGAATATCTTCAG CTTGCGGAAGATCTAGGTGCCTTCCCGATTTGGGTGATCAATAATG GAATTAGTCACAATGACGAAGTTGATACCACTGACATCTCACCTTTCATTCAG GAAATTCTCGATAGTATTGAGTTTGCTAGGGGAAGTCCTAATTCAACATGGGGCTCTGCTCGAGCAGCAATGGGACACCCAGAACCTTTTCAATTGAATTATATAGCAATTGGGAATGAAGATTGCGGCAAGAAATTTTATCGAG GGAACTATCTGAAGTTCTATTGGGCAATAAAAGCAGCCTATCCAGATATTAACATTATTTCAAACTGCGATGGGTCATCTCAACAATTGGATCATCCTGCTGATTTATATGACTTTCAT GTTTATACCTCTGCTCGCAGTTTGTTTTCAATGCATAGACAATTTGACCGCACATCACGCACTGGCCCCAAG GTTTTTGTTAGCGAATATGCTGTGACTGGATCAGATGCTGGCACAGGAAGCCTTTTAGCTGCATTAGCAGAAGCTGCATTCCTCATTGGGTTGGAAAGAAATAG TGATGTTGTTCACATGGCAAGTTATGCACCACTTTTTGTTAATGCCAATGATCGCAG GTGGAACCCAGATGCTATTGTTTTCAACTCATGGCAGCAGTATGGAACTCCTAGCTATTGGGTGCAACATTTGTTCCAGGAATCAAGTGGTGCAACCCTTCATTCTACCACAATTCAAGCTAATGCCTCGAATTCATTGGTTGCTTCTGCAATTACGTGGCAGAGTTCCGTAGACAACAGCAAGTACTTAAAAATAAAG ATTGTCAACTTTGGGAATGATATTGTGAATCTTAAGATCTCTGTGGTTGGAGTGCAAACTGCTGTCAACTCAGTTGGATCGACAAAGACTGTACTCACATCAAGTAATCTGATGGATGAAAATTCTTTCAAGGAACCAAACAAG GTCACGCCAATGCAGACTTCGCTACGTAATGCAGGAACACAGATGGATGTGGTAATTTCTCCATATTCTGTCACCTCATTTGATCTATCACTTGCTCAGGAAGAGTACAGGTCTGCAATTTGA